A region of Liolophura sinensis isolate JHLJ2023 chromosome 8, CUHK_Ljap_v2, whole genome shotgun sequence DNA encodes the following proteins:
- the LOC135472547 gene encoding uncharacterized protein LOC135472547: MADSMYRSTGGPVRPGLVSYGKPDSFRYTPAHVEDQFSRSYMGQGRGQGEGLKRYIDRVTSTWEDLDALALLPINSLPAQSVTALEKTLEKLLEFHTFSKTISKDHDHLAKVNRSLSEEKEVLINEIRERDTIIQQLQSSLKAFRDSPRTGLGVHTHTRQGSDGIRRLPNNALPKTPGAAAGMDLLTLRERVAELEDQLNSQQSNTVGRMSPEKELERIDEIQAQFDSLESFGLNQMKQVVDHVARQLPDEERFKVVYGILVVALDRSGDMLASLKTAIRKLINQPDRYLTVAPSGGNDKDENGLEHHSSLIVRENVKMFENKESGLTKDPRQQARISQERINNVYNHIRELLNETVDSCKLHALEKEVTDVMKSEYGATLHASLWFDSKYTKFLADCCRLAWKISLTDRDIELNFAPFEVYNEKRHHAFRSEPGPRSRVDYFAWPILVDVESKYVLHKGRAHFS; the protein is encoded by the exons ATGGCGGATTCTATGTACAGATCCACCGGTGGTCCTGTAAGG CCTGGTTTAGTATCATATGGGAAGCCGGACAGCTTCCGTTATACTCCAGCGCATGTTGAAGATCAGTTTTCGAGGTCATACATGGGTCAAGGTCGAGGACAAGGTGAAGGTCTGAAGAGGTACATAGACAGAGTAACTTCAACCTGGGAAGATTTGGATGCTCTTGCCCTCTTACCCATAAACTCTCTTCCAGCGCAATCTGTGACAGCCCTAGAAAAGACTTTAGAGAAACTTTTAGAATTCCACACGTTTTCAAAGACCATATCTAAGGACCACGACCATTTAGCGAAAGTAAATAGAAGTTTATCCGAAGAAAAGGAAGTTTTGATTAATGAAATCCGTGAGCGTGATACCATCATACAGCAACTGCAATCCTCGCTGAAGGCTTTCCGAGATTCTCCGAGAACGGGACTCGGCGTGCACACGCACACTCGTCAAGGTTCCGACGGTATCCGGAGATTGCCGAACAACGCATTACCGAAGACCCCTGGTGCCGCCGCAGGAATGGATTTACTGACGCTTAGAGAAAGAGTTGCTGAATTGGAAGATCAGCTTAATTCTCAGCAGTCGAACACAGTCGGCAG GATGTCACCAGAGAAAGAGCTAGAGAGGATAGACGAGATTCAGGCCCAGTTCGACAGTCTGGAATCGTTCGGTCTCAACCAGATGAAACAAGTTGTCGATCACGTGGCCAGGCAGCTTCCAGACGAGGAACGGTTCAAAGTCGTTTACGGAATATTGGTG GTTGCCCTTGACCGTAGTGGTGATATGTTGGCGTCGCTGAAAACAGCTATTAGGAAACTTATCAACCAGCCTGACCGATATCTGACGGTGGCTCCCTCTGGCGGTAATGACAAGGATGAGAATGGCTTGGAGCATCACTCGTCATTGATCGTCAGGGAAAAcgttaaaatgtttgaaaataaa GAGTCTGGTCTGACAAAAGATCCTAGACAGCAGGCCAGGATAAGCCAGGAGCGAATCAACAATGTGTATAACCACATCCGGGAACTCTTGAACGAAACTGTGGACAGTTGTAAGCTCCATGCCTTAGAAAAG GAGGTTACGGATGTAATGAAGAGCGAATACGGCGCCACGCTGCATGCTTCACTTTGGTTTGACTCAAAATACACCAAATTTTTGGCGGACTGCTGCCGACTGGCCTGGAAAATCAGCTTGACGGATCGGGACATCGAGCTAAATTTCGCACCATTTGAAGTCTACAACGAAAAACGCCACCATGCGTTCCGCTCGGAACCTGGACCACGATCAAGGGTAGACTACTTTGCGTGGCCCATTCTTGTGGATGTGGAATCAAAATATGTGCTGCATAAAGGCAGAGCTCATTTCAGCTAA
- the LOC135473470 gene encoding probable ATP-dependent helicase PF08_0048 yields MVILYMNDCYNNVYDNYLKFNQTVIGDIIKRVDDLQKVACLSSDEQENMAFQVKTVEEEYRIKTRLNALVCQEDPFEEEKKDDDDNNKDGDNGKGDEKMEDDKKDGDTKKEDNEKNDVDDKKDGDKEKKIDAEKEKETNGRESENDNEEEEEDETEVDLFVDLSGFRWTAANALGSMTMINTEEPYSAHDGNGCPNNHAHIMRTDSVEMMETTMLQPKT; encoded by the exons ATGGTGATCCTGTACATGAACGACTGCTATAACAACGTCTACGACAATTACCTCAAATTTAATCAGACGGTCATTGGAGATATTATTAAGAGAGTGGACGATTTGCAAAAAGTGGCCTGTTTGTCTTCTGACGAACAGGAAAACATGGCGTTTCAGGTCAAAACTGTTGAGGAAGAATATCGAATCAAAACCAGACTGAATGCGC TTGTATGTCAAGAAGACCCATTTGAAGAGGAGAAAAAAGATGATGATGACAATAACAAAGATGGCGATAACGGAAAAGGAGATGAAAAAATGGAAGACGACAAGAAAGATGGTGATACCAAGAAAGAAGACAATGAAAAGAATGACGTCGATGATAAAAAAGATGGCgacaaggaaaagaaaatagatgccgagaaagagaaagaaaccaATGGACGGGAATCGGAAAACGACA ACGAAGAAGAGGAAGAAGACGAAACGGAAGTGGATCTCTTTGTGGATTTGTCTGGTTTCCGTTGGACAGCAGCGAATGCTCTAGGCTCTATGACAATGATCAACACAGAGGAGCCTTACTCCGCCCATGATGGAAATGGGTGCCCGAATAACCACGCCCATATCATGAGGACGGACAGTGTGGAAATGATGGAGACAACAATGTTACAACCAAAAACTTGA